TCCCTTCATTTCTCGCTTTCTTCCTTCAATCTGGTTCTTTTGCCCTCTCAATTTCTGCTTGGATTTCTGCCGCTTCAGGGACTCGTCCGACCAGGTAGGCTCCTCTACTACTCTTCAGCGCTTCATTTGCTAATATATGCGCAAGGTTGTTTGCTAATCTTGGGATATGCTCAAACCTACACTCCTTGAATTTAATCAGAAGTTGATGAATATCATGTAAATACGCACTAATCAATGATTTATCGGGGCtttttgttttacattttcttattaTTGATAAAGAATCCCCTTCAATAATAACTCTTTCCCACTGCATGTTAACGCCGATCTGGAGGGCTTTCCGACACGCTATTACTTCCGCCCCAAAGGCTGAGGGAACTCTTTGATGAACCTCCGTACATGATAGAAGAACTGAACCCTCCTTATCGCGGGCCACAACCCCAATAGCCGCTTTACTTTGTCTACCGTCGTACGCTGCATCGAAATTGATTTTGACTACCTTGTCCACTGGCTTTGTCCATATTTTTACAGGTATGGAAGATTGCAACCTATTTTTACCAACTGCATCAAGATCTGAAATATAGCTATGAACAAATCTCCCTACTTCTTTTCCAGATTTACCATCTTTTTTATGCAATCTATTGTTTCTGTCTCCCCAGATGGCCCATACTGCAACACAAAAGATTCGATGCTGAGAAGTCGAGCTTCGTGAGAAAACCCAGGTTAGCCACTGTAGAAACCCCATTTGATTGTCTTGCAAAAACCTATGAAAAGATAACTCTCTCCATACTGTTATTGTAGCAGACATTCCTAAAAGATGGTCCATAGTTTCAGTTCCTAAACTACAATGAGGACATACCGCCGTGTTCGCTGGTCTTCTAAGTAGCATATTAGCTCGCGTAGCTAGAAAATTCCAAGATATCTTCCAAactgtaattttaattttgaaggaAGATCAAGTAGCCATAGTTTTCTCAGAGAAGTCCTTGTAGTCATTTTGTAAAGCATAAGCTTGTGGTTATTTTCAATGctttgtaatagtttataggcgCCCGTGTTGTGAACTCACCCGCCGCTCAACGCTCCAAACTTGGAAATCTTCGTGCGGTGTTTCAGCTAGTGGGATACTGAGGATCTTCTCTGCTACATCCTCCGGAAAGGTATGCTCTACCAACTCTTGTTTCCATGTTCTGCTACTTGAATCAATTAGCTCTGCAACTTTACTATCAttcaaatttgaacttaaaactGGTAATCTATCACGCGGTAAAACTGGAATCCAATAATCACGACTGATTGAAATTTTTGTACCTCGACCCACCTTCCAACATAAGCCCTCTACTAGAATGCCCTTAGCAGCCCAAATACTTTTCCATGTATACGATATATTATTCCCCAACTGTGAGTTTAAAAAATCAGCACTTGGAAAATATTTCGCTTTTAATACTTGCGCTACTAAAGAATTTGGATTGTTTATAATACACCATCCTTGCTTAGCTAAAAGTGAAACATTAAATTGAGCCATATTTCTAAAGCCCAATCCACCCTCTTGTTTAGGGCGGCATAAGTACTTCCACTGACACCAATGAATACCTCTCCTACCATGCGTTTTTTGCCACcaaaatttagcaaaaatattttcaaattctcCACAAAGAGTCTTTGGTAATAAGAAGCATGACATAGCGTACGTTGGAATGGCCTGTAACACCGATTTAATGAAGACTTCTTTACCTCCTTGAGATAACATTCTAGTACTCCACCCATCAATCCTAGTAgcaatcttttcttttaaatgctGAAAGGATTCTTTCTTTCGTCGACC
This sequence is a window from Gossypium raimondii isolate GPD5lz chromosome 5, ASM2569854v1, whole genome shotgun sequence. Protein-coding genes within it:
- the LOC128041061 gene encoding uncharacterized protein LOC128041061, which produces MLLRRPANTAVCPHCSLGTETMDHLLGMSATITVWRELSFHRFLQDNQMGFLQWLTWVFSRSSTSQHRIFCVAVWAIWGDRNNRLHKKDGKSGKEVGRFVHSYISDLDAVGKNRLQSSIPVKIWTKPVDKVVKINFDAAYDGRQSKAAIGVVARDKEGSVLLSCTEVHQRVPSAFGAEVIACRKALQIGVNMQWERVIIEGDSLSIIRKCKTKSPDKSLISAYLHDIHQLLIKFKECRFEHIPRLANNLAHILANEALKSSRGAYLVGRVPEAAEIQAEIERAKEPD